The genome window ATGGTGGCATCAATATGTTTTGTTCTCaacatttcaaattttcattaaatggGTAGCTTGCACACagctttctttttcattcaatGGACTGAATAATTGGTATAGCTTTTGTTTTGGGAGCATTCCATAAACTGTGCTATAACAGGCGATATGATATGATGCTTTTCAGGTACTTGGAGCCTTTTGGTATCTGTTTTCTATAGAACGAGAAACTACATGTTGGCAGAGAGCTTGTGGGAATTCATCTCCCTGCCATCATGCCTCGTTGTATTGTGGTGATGATCACACGACTTTTAAAACACTTCTAAATGAGTCTTGCCCTATAGACACGCCAAACACGACAAGATTTGATTTTGGCATATTCCTTGATGCTCTTCAGTCTGGTGTTGTAGAATCAAGAGACTTCCCTCAGAAGTTCTTTTATTGCTTCTGGTGGGGCCTGCAAAACCTGAGGTATACAATCTCCTGTTTTTTCATATTAATGTGTATTCTGTACTTAgtattcatattttattcttaGTCCAGCACTGCATGCTTTATTTTCGTAGGACTTGATCACATTTTGAAACCAAAGTCTGGCACTAATATGTTAGATTGTAGCTCAGACAATATGTACTGGCATCCACTAGCAGTTGCTCCATTACTACTGCTTTAAAGAACTTACGGTCCTCCTGAATTGTGGATTTTGCTTTACTTATGGAGGTGTAAACATATGCTTTCCATTGAAACAGACTTTCGGGCCCGTTTACTAATTGGAaaatttctccagttttctggaAAGCTGGAGAATTGGAGAACAGAAAACATCTTTCCATCTCCCATCAATTGCATGGCCATATCTGACTGTATGTGAATTGTGTTTGCTTTGTATTGCATGTGATGTTTATCCTTATATGATGTGCAGTTCACTTGGTCAGAACCTCAAGACGAGCACCTTTGTCTGGGAAATTTGCTTTGCTGTTTTCATATCCATCTCTGGGTTGGTGCTATTTTCATTTCTCATTGGAAATATGCAGGTAGGTCTGCTTGATCAATGATCAGTTCTCATACTCTTAGGGGAAAACTTTCTTTGCTCTCACTAAGTTACAAATCTTGTACATAAATGTATCTGTCACTAAGTTATTGCAGGCCCTAACTAATTGATAGTCTTGTGATTTAACAGACATATCTGCAGTCCACGACAATAAGATTGGAGGAGATGAGAGTGAAAAGACGAGATGCAGAGCAGTGGATGGCCCATCGTTTGCTCCCGGAGGACCTTAGAGAGCGGATAAGGCGGTATGAACAATATAGATGGCAGGAAACTAGGGGTGTGGATGAAGAAAATTTGATTCATAACCTTCCTAAAGACCTCAGAAGAGACATAAAGCGGCATCTTTGTTTGGCTTTGCTGATGAGAGTAAGTGTTTAAGCAAGCagttatgcatatatatatatatatctactcaAACTTGAACAAAAACTTACTGCTATTTAACTTCCAAAGGTGCCAATGTTCGAAAAAATGGATGAACAACTTTTGGATGCGATGTGTGACCGCCTGAAGCCAGTACTTTACACGGAGCACAGCTACATTGTTCGGGAAGGTGACCCTGTCGACGAGATGCTGTTCATAATGCGGGGGAAGCTATTCTCTGTAACCACGAACGGAGGAAGGACCGGTTTCTTCAACTCGGATTATCTAAAAGCCGGGGACTTTTGTGGAGAAGAGCTCCTCACATGGGCTCTGGACCCCAATTCATCATCTAACCTCCCAATTTCAACCAGAACAGTGGAAGCTCTTGCAGAAGTGGAAGCATTCGCTTTAATGGCGGACGACCTGAAGTTCGTGGCGTCTCAGTTCAGGCGGCTCCACAGCAAGCAGCTGCGGCACACGTTCAGGTTTTACTCGCAGCAGTGGCGGACATGGGCGGCCTGCTTCTTACAGGCGGCGTGGCGGCGCTACAGCAGGAAGAAGCTGGAAGAGTCGCTAAGGGAGGAAGAGAATCGGCTGCAAGATGCATTGGCAAAGGGTAGCAGCAGCAGCAATTCGCCGAGCTTGGGGGCTACTATCTATGCGTCGCGGTTCGCTGCCAATGCTCTTCGCTTATTGCGCCGCAATGGCACCAAGAAAGCAGCGAGGATGCCTGAGAGAATATCGCCAATGCTACTTCAGAAGCCGGCAGAGCCTGATTTCACAGCTGAggataaataaatattgtatctataattttatttgttgtatACGCCATACGGTAATCTTGTCAGACCAGTATCCTCTTGTAAATCTTTGCAATTTGTAAATTgtctgtctttttttttttttttttttaattattttattataacgAGGGGTTTAGTTGCAATAAGAAAATTAGGGAAGAAACAAATTACAATTCTATAGTAGAAGAATAATGAGGACataaaatagaaattcaaatttcatttaaaCAATAAGAATTGAATTATAAAGGGGTGTTTGGTAGGATGAAATTATAATTCGATTTCTATCTAATTCTATGGGATTATAATTTCATAGTTTGGTTAAAGAGAAGTTAAATTTAATAGTGTCTGGACTTGTAATTTTAAGATAAATTACTATTTtgctattgttattgttattgttgttataaagagaattttagtctttattcactttatttttttttattttcaatttccgACCATTGTATTCCTGCTTACTAAACCatgtaatttaaattctcaATCTTATTCTTTTcctatgaaattacaattcatttttttcatattCCCTCTtttcaaccaaacaccctgtaaGAATTTCTACTTTGGTGTTTGGTgtatataacaacaacaacaacatattatttttaatacaatatattctttcttacTTTCCCATgcctaatacaattctagattaaaattactaatcgtaataatacagtacatatacttaCCTGCAACGTTGCAAAATATGGTACACATATAGGTTAATATGTCCATGACATACCATAcatgttattttattgatttattttttattttttttaaataattgttatgcatttataagagaaaattgcACATTTTGTCTctaagttataggataattgtagaatttgtctCTAAGTTTtagtcatactcacttttcgtccctaagttatcattggtgttgcacttttcgtctctgagttatactaaatttgcaaatttcgtccctaagttattattacgctgcacttttcatccctaactAGGGCCGGCTTTTGGATTTTTGTGGCCccgttcttataaataaatgaggctTTACCCACAAAATTTAAAACCAATACGTAAACTATATGATTTTTACTTCAAGTTATTTTTGTAGATCCAAGGCTTGAGACATCATCTGTCCTTTGAGGAAACAAAATGGTATTGTCatgctcaattaattaggtCCTAATTATTACGAGAGAGAAGTTATTTGGGATAAAACTGATGTGTTTTAGGATTAAttatagattttatttatttattaagtagttatgtcaaaaataaatattgagcCCTTTAAAAGTTGAGGCCCTGTGCTGTTGTctatcttgcacgccctaaaatctgGCAATGTCCCTAACTTAGGTATGCAACTTcgataaatttttggttaaccattttttaaccaaactttttcggttcagaatatatatatatatatatatatatatatatatatatatataatttcggttaaccgaagtTTCGAACCAAATTAacttttaagtaaaaattttaaaaaacctttaaccattaaccgagcTGAAAAAGTTCTGTTAAAAAACAGTTAACAGAAGTTTGCACACCTaagttagggacgaaaagtgcaatacCAATGATAACTTAAGAACAAAATGTGTAacaccaatgataacttagagacgaaaagtgagtatgaccaaaacttagggacgaattctaaaattaccctataacttagggacgaaaagtgcaatttttctattaataattttaattatttattttcaaaataaaattttttgccGAATTTGTAAAAGTTTTGGCCACGTTTATCATATCTATCTATAGTagtatattattacaaaataataataataatactccgtaataattaataaaacaaccACTTTCTGTGTAAAGTGGTATAACTACTATTTTGCTCAAACTCTAGACATTGATTAATGCATGTGCAAATATTTCTACATTAATTTCTCaaggttgctcccacactgtGGGAGGTGAAACTCAATCTTTAGTCTTTTTTCTCAAACTTCATAtctgtgaccaactgagctacccATGTTACACTAATTATCATCATATCAAGTAAAAGTAACTTAAAACAAAATACTATATTAAGACTATACTTAAAACAATCTTACAAAACTATTTTTTGTAAGagacgaaaaatatttttacaaaaccaacaatattttttttcgtCTCTTAATTTGAGTTTATTAAGACTATACTTAAAACAAAATACTCCATAATATGTGTtggttttagacttttagtcaacaaaatttaattcaaaattttaatatttaatttaatattaatatataacaatttatttatatataatttattgaagaactatattaaaaatattattaaataaacaatattttaTGACATgcaataacaatttatttatatataatttattgaagaactatattaaaaatattattaaataaacaatattttaTGACATGCAATACATGATATAGGAATAATATGATTCACAAAAAACATAGACTtagtaattaaattattgttataattaattttaatttatattttatttttaaagtgataaatgcaatttgtaatttttctcCCTTGGGTATAGATAATTGCAGTGGCCGGTAGTGAA of Ipomoea triloba cultivar NCNSP0323 chromosome 3, ASM357664v1 contains these proteins:
- the LOC116012337 gene encoding cyclic nucleotide-gated ion channel 1-like, whose translation is MNHRQEKFVRFKDWNSDRSSEGQYPSRSGRRYGRFRIALNSVSDSFHRTLESGYERIKSLKDSLKSYSLNHAHTKDMESTKKILDPQGSFLQRWNKIFVLSCVVAISLDPLFFYIPVVDNDKKCLGLDRKLEITASVLRSFTDIFYILHIVLQFRTGFIAPSSRVFGRGVLVEDTWEIAKRYLSSYFLIDILAVLPLPQVVILIIIPKMRGAQSLNTKNWLKFVVFFQYIPRMLRVYPLYKEVTRTSGILTETAWAGAAFNLFLYMLASHVLGAFWYLFSIERETTCWQRACGNSSPCHHASLYCGDDHTTFKTLLNESCPIDTPNTTRFDFGIFLDALQSGVVESRDFPQKFFYCFWWGLQNLSSLGQNLKTSTFVWEICFAVFISISGLVLFSFLIGNMQTYLQSTTIRLEEMRVKRRDAEQWMAHRLLPEDLRERIRRYEQYRWQETRGVDEENLIHNLPKDLRRDIKRHLCLALLMRVPMFEKMDEQLLDAMCDRLKPVLYTEHSYIVREGDPVDEMLFIMRGKLFSVTTNGGRTGFFNSDYLKAGDFCGEELLTWALDPNSSSNLPISTRTVEALAEVEAFALMADDLKFVASQFRRLHSKQLRHTFRFYSQQWRTWAACFLQAAWRRYSRKKLEESLREEENRLQDALAKGSSSSNSPSLGATIYASRFAANALRLLRRNGTKKAARMPERISPMLLQKPAEPDFTAEDK